In one window of Bombus fervidus isolate BK054 chromosome 4, iyBomFerv1, whole genome shotgun sequence DNA:
- the LOC139986309 gene encoding carbonyl reductase [NADPH] 1-like — MTRVAVVTGGNKGIGFAIVKQLCKQFDGVVYLTARDVIRGQNAIKELEKEGLNPKFHQLDITDEDSISTFHDYLERTYDGLDVLVNNAGIAFKRFIKVPFYLQAKETLRVNYFGLRKVCSKLYPLLKPHARVVHVSSSHGHLSKLPDEELKRILSNPNLKEEELDDIMYDFIEAARVDRHLMKGWAHSAYVTSKIGVSTLARIHQTMFNSDTRKDLVVNAVHPGFVDTDLTSHKGNMTPDEGAEAPVYAALLPANTDIKGKYIWYDKSLMEWSEYEFIYDNTS; from the exons ATGACACGTGTAGCTGTC GTAACCGGTGGGAATAAAGGCATTGGATTTGCTATTGTAAAACAACTTTGCAAACAATTTGATGGGGTTGTTTATTTAACAGCTCGCGATGTTATTCGAGGACAGAACGCTATTAAAGAACTTGAAAAAGAAGGTTTAAACCCAAAATTTCATCAACTTGATATTACTGATGAAGATAGTATTTCTACTTTTCATGATTATTTAGAAAGAACATATGATGGATTGGATGTATTAGTTAACAATGCTGGTATTGCATTTAAG agATTTATTAAAGTACCTTTTTATCTGCAAGCTAAAGAGACATTAAGAGTAAACTATTTTGGCTTAAGAAAGGTATGCAGCAAACTTTATCCATTATTGAAACCACATGCACGTGTAGTACATGTGTCAAGTTCTCATGGTCATTTATCAAAGCTTCCTGATGAAGAATTAAAGAGAATATTATCAAATCCAAATCTTAAGGAGGAAGAATTAGACGATATTATGTATGATTTTATCGA agcTGCAAGGGTAGACAGACACTTAATGAAAGGATGGGCACATTCTGCCTATGTTACAAGCAAAATTGGAGTATCTACTTTAGCTAGAATTCATCAAACAATGTTTAATTCGGATACTAGAAAGGATCTCGTAGTGAATGCTGTGCATCCTGGCTTTGTAGACACAGATCTGACTAGTCATAAAGGTAATATGACGCCTGATGAAGGTGCCGAGGCCCCTGTATATGCTGCATTATTACCAGCAAATACAGACATAAAGGGTAAATATATCTGGT